A window of Hymenobacter aerilatus contains these coding sequences:
- a CDS encoding RagB/SusD family nutrient uptake outer membrane protein, which translates to MQLTYKTLALSAGLLLSLSACEKDFLERDPPGIVLDEQVWNDATLITSLLANNYDRLPAHSQIDAGWEQFAAYDEATWSGGGDGSNNLVDYGYGRWFNWDYGLIRDINLALENIDKYSTTLPEAQKKQFKAEFRFLRAYMYFEMVKREGGVPLVTQQLIYDFSGDPSPLQKPRDTEAAVYDFVASELDAIKNDIGNDGSSSTSAFSNTRANRYAAMALKCRAMLYAGSIAKYNAESGLNIQTPGGEVGIPASRAREYYQKALDAAKEVMAGPYQLYTTNPNLGENFYDAITRKTSNPEVILAKDFLVTRDRRHGFTYDNIPRGIREDNLSSSIITPALNLVEAYEYLDGTSGEIKTRTADNSDFIYYDNLSAPFANKDARLYGTVIYPGTTFAGREVQIQAGVMAWNGSSYNTIEGGLASTYGPPTYPNGDNKLLTGSSGPQRSEVEVSNTGFYLRKYIDSTPKASTRGVLSDTWWVRFRLGEVLLNASEAALELGNQAEALTYVNRVRQRAGFPANSLTSLTRLRLENERRVELAFEDHRVWDLRRWRRAHVLWNGNSANPNAVLYALYPYRIVRPGDSRDGKYVFLKLQAPRFRAPRNFRLGNYYSAIDQGVLNNNPKLVRNPFQ; encoded by the coding sequence ATGCAACTTACCTATAAAACACTTGCACTCAGTGCCGGACTACTTCTAAGCCTTTCTGCCTGTGAAAAGGACTTTCTGGAGCGAGACCCACCTGGTATTGTGCTGGATGAGCAAGTCTGGAATGATGCCACGCTGATTACTAGTCTGCTAGCTAACAACTATGACCGCCTGCCGGCTCACTCCCAGATAGATGCTGGCTGGGAGCAATTTGCGGCGTACGACGAGGCTACGTGGTCGGGCGGTGGCGATGGGTCTAATAACCTAGTTGATTATGGCTACGGCCGGTGGTTCAACTGGGATTACGGCTTGATTCGCGATATCAACCTAGCGCTAGAGAACATTGATAAGTACAGCACTACGCTACCAGAGGCGCAAAAAAAACAATTCAAAGCAGAGTTTCGCTTTTTACGAGCTTATATGTACTTTGAGATGGTGAAACGCGAAGGCGGTGTTCCACTGGTTACGCAGCAACTGATTTACGACTTCAGTGGCGACCCCTCACCGCTGCAAAAACCTCGCGATACAGAGGCTGCTGTATACGATTTCGTGGCCAGCGAGCTGGATGCTATCAAAAACGATATTGGCAACGATGGCAGCAGTTCCACAAGCGCTTTTAGTAACACCCGCGCTAACCGCTACGCGGCAATGGCTCTTAAATGCCGAGCCATGCTCTACGCAGGCTCTATTGCCAAATACAACGCGGAGTCAGGGCTGAATATTCAGACACCCGGTGGCGAAGTAGGCATTCCGGCCAGCCGGGCGCGTGAGTACTACCAGAAAGCTCTGGACGCTGCTAAGGAAGTAATGGCTGGCCCCTACCAACTCTACACTACAAATCCAAATCTGGGGGAAAACTTCTACGATGCCATTACCCGCAAAACATCTAACCCAGAGGTAATTTTAGCTAAAGACTTTTTGGTAACCAGAGACCGGCGTCATGGGTTCACGTATGATAACATTCCTCGCGGTATTCGGGAAGACAACTTATCTTCTTCCATTATAACTCCTGCACTGAATCTGGTAGAGGCATATGAATATCTGGATGGAACATCGGGCGAAATAAAAACTCGTACGGCAGATAACTCCGATTTCATTTACTATGATAATCTGAGCGCACCCTTCGCCAATAAAGACGCACGGCTCTACGGCACGGTTATCTATCCGGGTACTACGTTTGCCGGGCGTGAAGTGCAGATTCAGGCGGGTGTAATGGCTTGGAACGGTAGTTCCTATAATACCATAGAAGGCGGTCTAGCAAGCACCTATGGACCGCCTACCTATCCCAATGGCGACAACAAATTGCTAACGGGTAGCTCGGGGCCGCAGCGTTCGGAGGTAGAAGTTTCTAACACAGGATTCTATCTGCGTAAATACATTGACTCGACACCAAAAGCCAGTACGCGTGGCGTGCTGAGTGACACGTGGTGGGTGCGTTTTCGTCTGGGCGAAGTGTTATTGAACGCTTCGGAGGCGGCTTTGGAATTAGGGAATCAGGCCGAGGCACTGACGTACGTGAACCGGGTTCGGCAGCGAGCTGGCTTTCCTGCCAATAGCCTGACCTCGCTTACTCGCCTACGATTGGAAAACGAGCGTCGGGTGGAGCTGGCGTTCGAGGATCATCGGGTGTGGGACTTAAGGCGCTGGCGTCGGGCTCACGTTTTGTGGAACGGTAACAGCGCCAACCCTAATGCTGTGCTATATGCGCTATATCCCTACCGCATTGTGCGGCCTGGTGACTCCCGTGATGGCAAGTATGTGTTTTTGAAGTTGCAGGCACCGCGTTTCCGTGCACCGCGCAACTTCCGCTTGGGTAATTACTATTCGGCCATTGACCAAGGCGTACTCAACAATAATCCTAAACTCGTTCGTAACCCCTTCCAATAA
- a CDS encoding DUF3823 domain-containing protein, with amino-acid sequence MKALLYSLVAGTVLLVSCAKDNVDPPSSTLSGRIVYQDQVVGVRSNASQDLGNRSTMLELWQPGYQFFEKFPIFVNQDGTFTATLFDGDYQLVRTRGNGPWVDNTDTIEVQVRGNTVLDVPVQPYFTIQNASIQRSGNTVTATCRVKQEVSARNIDQVTLFISRTQFVDNVNNTAQNSKSGAALANLNQDLSFSVSVPASNKGVVYARLGVRAAGAGEFMFTPVQKLE; translated from the coding sequence ATGAAAGCACTATTGTATAGCCTAGTAGCAGGCACTGTTTTGCTGGTAAGCTGCGCCAAAGACAACGTTGACCCACCAAGCTCTACGCTGAGTGGCCGGATTGTGTATCAGGATCAAGTGGTGGGCGTTCGGTCCAATGCCTCACAAGATTTAGGGAACAGATCGACTATGCTGGAGTTGTGGCAACCAGGATATCAGTTCTTCGAAAAGTTTCCAATCTTCGTTAATCAGGATGGTACTTTCACCGCCACGCTCTTTGATGGTGACTACCAACTGGTACGTACCCGTGGCAATGGACCTTGGGTAGATAACACAGATACTATTGAGGTGCAGGTGCGTGGTAATACAGTATTAGATGTGCCTGTACAGCCGTACTTTACAATTCAAAATGCATCTATCCAAAGAAGCGGAAACACTGTAACGGCCACATGCCGGGTAAAACAAGAGGTTTCTGCGAGAAATATCGATCAGGTTACGCTATTCATTAGTCGGACTCAGTTTGTAGATAACGTCAACAATACTGCCCAGAATTCGAAAAGTGGTGCTGCTTTGGCTAATTTAAATCAGGATCTAAGCTTTTCAGTTTCCGTACCAGCCTCGAATAAAGGAGTCGTATATGCCCGTCTTGGGGTGCGAGCTGCTGGAGCTGGAGAATTCATGTTTACGCCAGTTCAAAAGCTGGAGTAA